A genomic window from Luteolibacter sp. LG18 includes:
- a CDS encoding acyl-CoA thioesterase, which translates to METHRLILPEDLNQYGFLFGGRLLAWVDEASWIAASLEFPAAKFVTVGMDRVEFHHSVKEGTILAIHCEQARRGTTSVTYAVTVRDGKSAGAPIFSTRVTFVSVDEGGRKLAL; encoded by the coding sequence ATGGAAACCCACCGGCTGATCCTTCCGGAGGACCTGAACCAATACGGGTTCCTGTTCGGCGGACGGCTGCTGGCGTGGGTGGACGAGGCTTCGTGGATCGCGGCCTCGCTGGAGTTTCCGGCGGCGAAGTTCGTCACCGTCGGCATGGACCGGGTGGAGTTCCACCATTCCGTGAAGGAGGGGACGATCCTGGCGATCCACTGCGAGCAGGCGCGCCGGGGAACCACCAGCGTGACCTACGCGGTGACGGTGCGGGACGGGAAGTCCGCGGGCGCGCCGATTTTCTCGACGCGCGTGACCTTCGTCAGCGTGGATGAGGGCGGGCGAAAGCTGGCGCTTTAG
- a CDS encoding metalloregulator ArsR/SmtB family transcription factor, translated as MQPNGCLLSRQMDAVFKALADESRRTLLDVLYRDNGLSLGRLCAHLDMTRQAVTKHLAILEAANLVTTVRHGREKLHYLNPVPLQEIHARWIEKYERPRLKALGDLKRDLEQDEEP; from the coding sequence ATGCAACCAAATGGTTGCCTATTGTCCCGGCAGATGGACGCGGTGTTCAAAGCCTTGGCGGATGAAAGCCGCCGCACCTTGCTCGACGTGCTGTATCGGGACAACGGCCTGTCACTGGGCCGCCTGTGCGCGCACCTCGACATGACGCGGCAGGCGGTCACCAAGCACCTCGCCATCCTGGAAGCGGCCAATCTCGTCACGACCGTCCGGCACGGGCGGGAGAAGCTGCATTATCTCAATCCGGTGCCGCTGCAGGAGATCCACGCGCGCTGGATCGAAAAGTATGAACGCCCGCGTCTGAAGGCGCTCGGCGATCTGAAACGCGATCTCGAACAGGACGAAGAACCCTAA
- a CDS encoding aldose epimerase family protein, producing the protein MESYGTLPDGREVGLYTLVNSHGLRAKVTDFGAILVSMETPDRDGTLAPITLGFDTLEGWLKDDCYLGATVGRFGNRVRDGKFTVDGKEYTLATNNTPGGIPCHLHGGVVGFNKRLWDAQPSADGHSVTFTYLSPDGEEGYPGNLTARVTYTLTDDNELIWEAEATTDATTPLNMVHHTYWNLGGDLSTPILDHLLALDADTFLPTDSGLIPTGEKAPVDGTPMNFKEPRVIGERIEADFEPLHLAGGYDHCWVVNGEPGTLRPAARLSHPGSGRVMEVITDQPGIQFYAGNFLPNYRTGLCLETQNFPDAPNQPAFPDSLVRPGETYRHVMVHRFGVE; encoded by the coding sequence GTGGAATCCTACGGCACCCTTCCTGACGGTCGCGAAGTCGGCCTTTACACCCTCGTGAACTCCCATGGCCTGCGGGCCAAGGTCACCGACTTCGGTGCGATCCTCGTCTCCATGGAAACCCCGGACCGGGACGGCACCCTCGCCCCGATCACCCTCGGGTTCGACACCCTGGAAGGCTGGCTGAAGGACGATTGCTACCTCGGCGCCACCGTCGGCCGCTTCGGCAACCGCGTCCGCGACGGCAAGTTCACCGTCGACGGCAAGGAATACACCCTCGCCACCAACAACACCCCGGGCGGCATCCCCTGCCACCTCCACGGCGGCGTGGTCGGCTTCAACAAGCGCCTGTGGGACGCCCAGCCGTCTGCCGACGGCCACTCCGTGACCTTCACCTACCTCTCCCCGGATGGCGAGGAAGGCTACCCGGGCAACCTCACCGCCCGCGTCACCTACACCCTGACGGATGACAACGAGCTGATCTGGGAAGCCGAGGCCACCACCGACGCCACCACCCCGCTCAACATGGTCCACCACACCTACTGGAACCTCGGCGGCGACCTCTCCACCCCGATCCTGGACCACCTGCTGGCGCTGGACGCCGATACCTTCCTGCCCACCGATTCCGGCCTGATCCCGACCGGCGAGAAGGCCCCGGTGGACGGCACCCCGATGAATTTCAAGGAGCCGCGCGTGATCGGCGAGCGCATCGAGGCGGACTTCGAGCCGCTGCACCTCGCTGGCGGCTACGACCACTGCTGGGTGGTCAATGGCGAGCCCGGCACCCTGCGCCCGGCCGCCCGCCTCAGTCACCCCGGCAGCGGCCGCGTGATGGAAGTCATCACCGATCAGCCCGGCATCCAGTTCTACGCCGGGAATTTCCTTCCGAACTACCGCACCGGCCTGTGTTTGGAGACCCAGAACTTCCCGGATGCCCCGAACCAGCCCGCCTTCCCGGACAGCCTGGTACGCCCCGGCGAAACCTACCGCCACGTGATGGTCCATCGCTTCGGGGTCGAGTGA
- a CDS encoding sodium:solute symporter family protein yields MVDYSILAAYILVVVGIGFALKRYMKSAEDFFLSGRSIPAWVTGLAFLSANLGAQEVIGMAASGAKYGIMTSHFYWVGAIPAMIFLAVFMMPFYYGSRARSVPEYLKLRFDEKTRGLNSISFAVMTVASSGASLHALAALLQLLLKWDYNVSLLVSSVVVLAYVLKGGLTSAIYTEVLQFFLIVLGFAPLVILGLNDMGGWNGLLGRINEVNPAFTHSWKYMGTTANPMGVEWFAMVFGLGFVLSFGYWCTDFLVVQRAMAANSMNAARRTPIIGAIPKMLFPVIVILPGLIALGLMQKAGSGYLIPGAENGNPDYNMVIPSLIAHYLPTGLLGLALTALMASFMSGMAGNVTAFNTVWTYDIYQSYIKPGQSDSHYMWMGKVATVAGILISVAFAYVAKNINNIMDFLQLVFGFVNAPVFATFLLGMFWKRATGHGAFFGLLLGTLAATLFHGLSAPEILKEGATVPWVKGAWLAPKFQFTSSMAQNFWLAIVAWSSCFILTIGISLATARTKTDAELTGLVYSLTPKIKEEDEPLWKRPAVVGSVVLVVAVVLNIIFW; encoded by the coding sequence ATGGTCGATTACAGTATCCTGGCCGCCTACATCCTCGTTGTCGTGGGGATCGGCTTCGCCCTGAAGCGCTACATGAAGAGCGCGGAGGACTTCTTCCTCTCCGGCCGTTCGATCCCCGCATGGGTCACCGGCCTGGCCTTCCTCTCCGCCAACCTCGGCGCGCAGGAAGTGATCGGGATGGCCGCCTCCGGTGCCAAGTATGGCATCATGACCTCCCACTTCTACTGGGTGGGCGCGATCCCGGCGATGATCTTCCTGGCCGTCTTCATGATGCCGTTCTACTACGGCTCCCGTGCCCGTTCCGTGCCGGAATACCTGAAGCTGCGCTTCGACGAGAAGACCCGCGGCCTGAACTCGATTTCCTTCGCGGTGATGACGGTGGCCTCCTCCGGTGCCTCCCTCCACGCGCTGGCGGCCCTGCTGCAACTGCTGCTGAAATGGGACTACAACGTCTCGCTGCTGGTGTCCTCAGTGGTCGTGCTCGCCTACGTGCTGAAGGGTGGCCTTACCTCCGCCATCTACACCGAGGTGCTCCAGTTCTTCCTCATCGTCCTCGGCTTCGCCCCGCTGGTCATCCTCGGTCTCAATGACATGGGTGGCTGGAACGGCCTGCTCGGCCGGATCAACGAGGTGAACCCCGCCTTCACCCACTCCTGGAAATACATGGGCACCACCGCCAACCCGATGGGCGTCGAGTGGTTCGCCATGGTCTTCGGTCTCGGCTTCGTGCTGTCCTTCGGCTACTGGTGCACCGACTTCCTCGTGGTGCAGCGCGCCATGGCCGCGAACTCGATGAACGCCGCGCGCCGCACGCCGATCATCGGCGCGATCCCGAAGATGCTCTTCCCGGTGATCGTCATCCTGCCGGGCCTCATCGCCCTGGGCCTGATGCAGAAGGCCGGCTCCGGCTACCTCATCCCCGGCGCCGAGAACGGCAACCCGGACTACAACATGGTGATCCCCTCCCTGATCGCCCACTACCTGCCGACCGGCCTGCTCGGCCTGGCCCTCACCGCGCTGATGGCCTCCTTCATGTCCGGCATGGCCGGCAACGTGACGGCCTTCAACACCGTCTGGACCTACGACATCTACCAGTCCTACATCAAGCCGGGCCAGTCCGACTCCCACTACATGTGGATGGGCAAGGTCGCCACCGTGGCGGGCATCCTGATCTCGGTGGCCTTCGCCTACGTGGCGAAGAACATCAACAACATCATGGACTTCCTCCAGTTGGTGTTCGGTTTCGTGAATGCCCCGGTGTTCGCCACCTTCCTGCTCGGCATGTTCTGGAAGCGGGCCACCGGCCACGGTGCCTTCTTCGGCCTGCTGCTCGGCACCCTCGCAGCCACACTCTTCCACGGCCTCAGCGCCCCGGAAATCCTCAAGGAAGGTGCGACCGTGCCGTGGGTGAAGGGCGCCTGGCTCGCTCCGAAATTCCAGTTCACCTCCAGCATGGCCCAGAACTTCTGGCTCGCCATCGTCGCCTGGAGCTCCTGCTTCATCCTCACCATCGGCATCTCGCTGGCCACCGCCCGCACCAAGACGGACGCCGAGCTCACCGGCTTGGTCTACTCGCTCACGCCGAAGATCAAGGAAGAGGACGAGCCACTCTGGAAGCGTCCGGCCGTCGTCGGCAGCGTCGTCCTCGTCGTTGCCGTGGTCCTCAACATCATCTTCTGGTAA
- a CDS encoding SRPBCC family protein yields the protein MEKPQFVYTTYIRSTPEKIWEAITKPEFARQYWGGNGNHSDWQPGSKWQHVSEAKGTAHIVGEVLESNPPKRLVLSWIDPDDTADRSKVTLELETVEDMVRLTVVHGEFEAETSMLQDISGGWPKVLSSLKSWLETGTALQIGCKQSCAEV from the coding sequence ATGGAAAAGCCACAGTTCGTTTACACCACCTACATCCGCAGCACCCCGGAGAAAATCTGGGAGGCGATCACGAAACCGGAATTCGCGCGCCAGTATTGGGGCGGCAACGGCAACCACTCCGATTGGCAGCCCGGTTCGAAATGGCAGCACGTCTCCGAGGCCAAGGGCACGGCCCACATCGTCGGGGAAGTGCTCGAAAGCAATCCGCCGAAACGCCTGGTGCTGAGCTGGATCGATCCGGACGACACGGCGGACCGTTCCAAGGTCACGCTGGAACTCGAAACCGTGGAGGACATGGTGCGCCTGACCGTGGTCCACGGCGAGTTCGAGGCGGAGACCAGCATGCTCCAGGACATCTCCGGCGGCTGGCCGAAGGTGCTTTCCAGCCTGAAGTCGTGGCTGGAAACCGGCACCGCGCTGCAGATCGGCTGCAAGCAGTCGTGCGCGGAGGTGTGA
- a CDS encoding R3H domain-containing nucleic acid-binding protein — MDASKKILDTMLGHLGFTASIEIEQTDDGPALQVTTSERDLLIGDEGERLDDLQYLVNRILRRHFPKAERVKVDCGHFRAMQEDKLANEVRGIAERVKATGKTFKMRPLNAYYRRLVHNALIGNDEVVSHSPDGDDRLKRIIIEPKKPAEPQA, encoded by the coding sequence GTGGACGCATCCAAAAAGATCCTTGATACGATGCTGGGCCATCTTGGTTTCACGGCGAGCATCGAGATCGAGCAGACCGACGATGGTCCGGCGCTCCAGGTGACAACCAGTGAGAGGGACCTCTTGATCGGCGATGAAGGCGAGCGGCTGGACGACCTCCAGTATCTCGTGAACCGCATCCTGCGCCGCCATTTCCCGAAGGCGGAGCGCGTGAAGGTGGACTGCGGCCATTTCCGCGCGATGCAGGAGGACAAGCTGGCCAACGAGGTCCGCGGCATCGCCGAGCGGGTCAAGGCGACCGGCAAGACCTTCAAGATGCGGCCGCTCAACGCCTACTACCGCCGCCTCGTCCACAATGCCCTGATCGGCAACGACGAGGTGGTGTCCCATTCTCCGGACGGCGACGACCGTCTCAAGCGCATCATCATCGAGCCGAAGAAACCGGCCGAGCCCCAGGCATGA
- a CDS encoding GAF domain-containing protein, whose amino-acid sequence MRMEYLDPRAWINGVLADFNCQTGTLHRADEARETLSLVAQVGVPAFLLDRITKIPFGKGIAGVAAATREPVELCNLQQDLGGIAKPDARKTEVSGSLAVPVFSKTSGEVIGTLGVGMVEPHEFSEAEKERLKAVAESIAPWLEAQQPAK is encoded by the coding sequence ATGCGCATGGAATACTTGGACCCGCGGGCGTGGATAAATGGCGTCCTCGCCGATTTCAACTGCCAGACCGGCACCCTGCATCGGGCGGACGAGGCCCGGGAAACGCTGTCGCTGGTGGCCCAGGTGGGCGTGCCGGCCTTCCTGCTGGACCGGATCACGAAGATCCCCTTCGGAAAGGGCATTGCCGGAGTGGCCGCTGCCACCCGCGAGCCGGTGGAGCTGTGTAACTTGCAGCAGGATCTCGGCGGGATCGCGAAGCCGGACGCGCGGAAGACCGAGGTCTCCGGGTCGCTGGCGGTGCCGGTGTTTTCGAAGACCAGCGGCGAGGTCATCGGCACTCTGGGGGTGGGGATGGTGGAGCCGCACGAGTTCTCCGAGGCGGAAAAGGAGCGCCTGAAGGCGGTCGCCGAGTCGATCGCGCCGTGGCTGGAGGCGCAGCAGCCCGCGAAATGA
- a CDS encoding DoxX family protein: protein MKKLFFDCGTRDATASVGLFVLRAGTGLMMLLGHGLPKLHAYDKLKANWPTANIWPLSHLSSEISLICTLVAEIGAAALLVLGLMTRPAAFIFGFAMVVAAFQIGAHEPWFMGPDAPTAKEPALLYLLPAVVLILTGAGSWSFDAALYREGKRKRW from the coding sequence ATGAAAAAACTGTTCTTCGATTGTGGCACCCGTGATGCCACCGCTTCCGTCGGCCTCTTCGTGCTCCGCGCGGGCACCGGCCTGATGATGCTGCTCGGTCACGGGCTGCCGAAACTGCATGCCTATGACAAGCTGAAGGCGAACTGGCCGACGGCGAACATCTGGCCGCTGAGCCACCTTTCCAGCGAGATCAGCCTGATCTGCACGCTGGTGGCGGAGATCGGCGCGGCGGCGCTGCTGGTGCTGGGCCTGATGACCCGCCCGGCGGCTTTCATCTTCGGCTTCGCCATGGTGGTGGCGGCCTTCCAGATCGGGGCGCACGAGCCATGGTTCATGGGGCCGGACGCGCCCACGGCGAAGGAACCGGCGCTGCTCTACCTGCTGCCGGCGGTGGTGCTGATCCTCACCGGCGCGGGTTCGTGGTCGTTCGATGCCGCGCTCTACCGCGAGGGCAAGCGCAAGCGCTGGTAA
- a CDS encoding FAD-dependent oxidoreductase encodes MTPSLETVDIVLPLDSSEDEAAWRSAAAEKLGVAVERIGGVRLRKHSIDARHRRVKVQLRLDVALDGPLPDEAAPEWHAPALPAAAKTVVIVGAGPAGLFAALRCLELGMKPIVLERGKDASARRFDLAPILREGRVIEDSNYCFGEGGAGTFSDGKLYTRATKRGPVAKVYEVLVAHGAPQKILTDAHPHIGSNLLPNVVKAIRNSVIAAGGEVRFLAKVTDFIIAGGRMKAVVTQEGEEIAADAVILATGHSARDIYKLLAAKQVLMEPKPFAVGFRIEHPQPFVDRIQYHLQKDEKRPDLLPAARYRLATKIRGRGVHSFCMCPGGWIVPAATENDEVVVNGMSLARRDSPFANSGMVVTVEPEDVKRFEKEHGVLAGIAYQKELERTAKIAGGGGQVAPGQRVTDYLAGKISADLPEMSYFPGAKSAPLHELLPQGITSRMREGLRLFGSQMHGYTSSEGLLLGFETRTSSPVRIPRRDDTLEHPEIAGLFPCGEGAGYAGGIVSAAMDGMRCAEAVGG; translated from the coding sequence ATGACTCCCAGCCTCGAAACCGTCGACATTGTCCTGCCTCTCGATTCCTCCGAGGACGAGGCCGCGTGGAGATCCGCCGCGGCGGAGAAGCTCGGCGTGGCCGTGGAGCGGATCGGCGGCGTGCGGTTGCGGAAGCACTCGATCGATGCCCGCCACCGCCGGGTGAAGGTGCAGCTCCGGCTGGACGTGGCCCTCGATGGTCCGCTGCCGGACGAGGCCGCGCCGGAGTGGCACGCTCCGGCCTTGCCCGCCGCCGCGAAGACGGTGGTGATCGTGGGCGCGGGGCCGGCCGGTTTGTTCGCGGCGCTGCGTTGCCTGGAGCTGGGGATGAAGCCGATCGTGCTGGAGCGCGGCAAGGACGCCAGCGCCCGCCGTTTCGACCTCGCTCCGATCCTGCGGGAAGGCCGGGTGATCGAGGATTCGAACTACTGCTTCGGCGAAGGCGGGGCGGGGACATTCTCCGATGGCAAGCTCTACACCCGCGCGACCAAGCGCGGGCCGGTGGCGAAGGTGTACGAGGTGCTGGTGGCCCACGGCGCGCCGCAGAAGATCCTTACCGACGCGCACCCGCACATCGGATCGAACCTGCTGCCGAACGTGGTGAAGGCGATCCGGAATTCGGTGATCGCCGCGGGCGGCGAGGTGCGGTTCCTCGCGAAGGTCACGGATTTCATCATCGCGGGCGGTCGCATGAAGGCGGTGGTGACGCAGGAGGGAGAGGAGATCGCGGCGGACGCGGTGATCCTCGCCACCGGCCACTCGGCGCGGGACATTTACAAGCTGCTGGCGGCGAAACAGGTCTTGATGGAGCCGAAGCCGTTCGCGGTCGGGTTCCGCATTGAGCACCCGCAGCCGTTTGTCGACCGCATCCAGTATCACCTCCAGAAGGACGAGAAGCGCCCGGACCTGTTGCCCGCCGCGCGTTACCGGCTGGCGACGAAGATCCGCGGCCGCGGCGTGCATTCGTTCTGCATGTGCCCGGGCGGCTGGATCGTGCCCGCCGCGACCGAGAACGACGAGGTGGTGGTGAACGGGATGAGCCTGGCACGGCGCGACTCGCCCTTCGCGAACTCCGGCATGGTCGTGACCGTGGAGCCGGAGGACGTGAAGCGTTTCGAAAAGGAGCACGGCGTGCTCGCGGGCATCGCCTACCAGAAGGAGCTGGAGCGCACCGCGAAGATCGCGGGCGGCGGCGGCCAGGTGGCCCCGGGCCAGCGCGTGACGGATTACCTCGCGGGCAAGATCTCCGCGGACCTGCCGGAGATGAGTTATTTCCCGGGCGCGAAATCCGCGCCGCTGCACGAGCTGCTGCCGCAGGGGATCACCAGCCGCATGCGCGAGGGGCTGCGGCTCTTCGGCAGCCAGATGCACGGCTACACCAGCAGCGAGGGGCTTTTGTTGGGCTTCGAGACGCGGACCAGTTCGCCGGTGCGGATCCCGCGCCGGGATGACACGCTGGAGCACCCGGAGATCGCGGGTTTGTTCCCGTGCGGAGAAGGCGCGGGGTATGCAGGCGGCATCGTCAGCGCGGCGATGGATGGCATGCGGTGTGCCGAGGCGGTGGGGGGTTAG
- a CDS encoding SPFH domain-containing protein, with translation MPDIPIPILADIPAAMILVFILVIIGFGTLMFIASRYRRCPSDRVLVVYGKVGGQKSARCYHGGASFVWPVIQDYAYLSLTPIPIDIQLRGALSQQNIRVNTPSTFTVGISTEPGVMENAAERLLGQNLGQVQELAKDIIFGQMRVVIATMPIEEINADRDKLIANIANGVEVELRKVGLRLINVNVQDITDESGYIDALGREAAARAINEAKVKVSQQERDGDIGSAEADREKRVSVAAAQALAVKGENEAAVQIANSNAARREREAEATRLAIAAEKVATAKALEEAYASEESAERQRAKRDEATQMATIIVQAEIEKKKIEVLAEAEKTRVRLAAEAERLKIELQAEAEKRRIELVAAGEGERQRLTQQGEADGLRAVMEAQAQGTLAQLQAKADGFRAIVVASGGAEQAAQLMVTEQLPKLVEEQVKAVSNLKIDKVTVWDSGANGADGKTSTAGFLSGLAGSIPPLHDLAKNAGVQLPAFLGKPAEKLAPKVEPVVPPQEGV, from the coding sequence ATGCCTGACATCCCCATTCCGATCCTGGCCGACATTCCGGCCGCGATGATCCTCGTCTTCATCCTCGTCATCATCGGCTTCGGCACGCTGATGTTCATCGCCAGCCGCTACCGCCGCTGCCCGTCCGACCGCGTGCTGGTCGTGTATGGTAAAGTGGGCGGCCAGAAATCGGCGCGCTGCTACCACGGTGGCGCGTCCTTCGTGTGGCCGGTGATCCAGGACTACGCCTACCTGAGCCTGACGCCGATCCCGATCGACATCCAGCTCCGCGGCGCGCTGTCCCAGCAGAACATCCGCGTCAACACGCCCTCCACCTTCACGGTGGGCATCAGCACCGAGCCCGGGGTGATGGAAAACGCCGCCGAGCGCCTGCTGGGCCAGAACCTCGGCCAGGTGCAGGAGCTCGCGAAGGATATCATCTTCGGCCAGATGCGCGTGGTGATCGCCACCATGCCGATCGAGGAGATCAATGCCGACCGCGACAAGCTGATCGCCAACATCGCCAACGGCGTGGAGGTGGAGCTGCGCAAGGTGGGCTTGCGCCTGATCAACGTGAACGTCCAGGACATCACGGACGAGTCCGGCTACATCGATGCCCTCGGCCGCGAGGCCGCCGCCCGCGCCATCAACGAGGCGAAGGTGAAGGTGTCCCAGCAGGAGCGTGACGGTGACATCGGTTCCGCCGAGGCCGACCGCGAGAAGCGCGTGTCCGTGGCTGCCGCCCAGGCGCTGGCCGTGAAGGGCGAGAACGAGGCTGCGGTGCAGATCGCGAACTCGAACGCCGCGCGCCGCGAACGCGAGGCCGAGGCCACCCGCCTGGCCATCGCCGCCGAGAAGGTCGCCACCGCGAAGGCGCTGGAGGAAGCCTATGCCTCCGAAGAATCCGCCGAGCGCCAGCGCGCCAAGCGCGACGAGGCCACGCAGATGGCGACCATCATCGTGCAGGCCGAGATCGAGAAGAAGAAGATCGAGGTGCTCGCCGAGGCCGAGAAGACCCGCGTGCGTCTCGCGGCGGAAGCGGAGCGCTTGAAGATCGAGCTCCAGGCGGAGGCCGAGAAGCGCCGCATCGAGCTGGTCGCGGCCGGTGAAGGGGAACGCCAGCGCCTGACCCAGCAGGGTGAGGCCGATGGTCTGCGCGCCGTGATGGAAGCGCAGGCGCAGGGCACGCTGGCCCAGCTCCAGGCGAAGGCCGATGGTTTCCGCGCGATCGTGGTGGCCTCCGGCGGTGCCGAACAGGCCGCCCAGCTCATGGTCACCGAGCAGCTTCCGAAGCTGGTGGAGGAGCAGGTCAAGGCGGTGTCCAATCTCAAGATCGACAAGGTCACGGTGTGGGACAGCGGCGCGAACGGCGCCGATGGCAAGACCAGCACCGCGGGCTTCCTGTCCGGCCTGGCCGGATCGATCCCGCCGCTCCACGACCTCGCGAAGAACGCCGGCGTGCAGCTTCCCGCGTTCCTCGGCAAGCCGGCCGAAAAGCTCGCTCCGAAGGTGGAGCCGGTGGTGCCGCCGCAGGAAGGGGTGTGA
- a CDS encoding class I SAM-dependent methyltransferase, with protein MNLNVDEAKLNAFMGKALADMGGAINTSLILIGDRLGLYKAMAGAGPMTSREVADKTGTAERYVREWLSAQAAGGYLDYDAATGKFTLPDEQALALAVENSPAFIPGAYQVVTATILDEPKIRAAFQSGDGVGWHEHNCNLFEGTERFFRPSYSAHLVGEWIPSLDGVKEKLLAGATVADVGCGYGVSTILMAQAFPKSRFIGFDYHAPSIEWARGSAARAGVEDRVTFEVAASKDYPGKDYDLVTFFDCLHDMGDPVGASAHVLKTLKPDGTWMIVEPFANDKLEDNLNPVGRIYYSASTLICTPASLSQEVGLGLGAQAGEARLRGVVTEGGFTRFRRATETPFNLVLEARP; from the coding sequence ATGAATCTCAATGTGGACGAGGCCAAGCTCAATGCCTTCATGGGCAAGGCGCTGGCCGACATGGGCGGAGCCATCAACACCAGCCTGATCCTCATCGGCGACCGGCTGGGCCTCTACAAGGCCATGGCTGGAGCCGGGCCGATGACCTCCCGCGAGGTCGCCGACAAAACCGGCACCGCCGAACGCTACGTCCGCGAGTGGCTCTCCGCCCAGGCCGCCGGCGGCTACCTCGACTACGATGCCGCCACCGGCAAGTTCACCCTACCCGACGAGCAGGCGCTGGCACTGGCCGTGGAAAACAGCCCCGCCTTCATCCCCGGCGCCTACCAGGTGGTCACCGCCACCATCCTCGATGAGCCGAAAATCCGCGCCGCCTTCCAGAGCGGCGATGGCGTCGGCTGGCACGAGCACAACTGCAACCTCTTCGAAGGCACCGAGCGTTTCTTCCGCCCCAGCTACTCCGCCCACCTCGTCGGCGAGTGGATCCCGTCCCTCGATGGCGTGAAGGAAAAACTCCTCGCCGGGGCCACCGTGGCGGACGTCGGCTGCGGCTACGGCGTCTCCACCATCCTGATGGCCCAGGCGTTCCCGAAATCCCGCTTCATCGGCTTCGACTACCACGCCCCGTCCATCGAGTGGGCGCGCGGTTCCGCCGCCAGGGCCGGGGTCGAGGACCGCGTGACCTTCGAGGTCGCCGCCTCGAAGGACTACCCGGGAAAGGACTACGACCTCGTCACCTTCTTCGACTGCCTCCACGACATGGGCGACCCGGTCGGGGCCTCCGCCCACGTCCTGAAAACCCTGAAACCGGACGGCACCTGGATGATCGTGGAGCCCTTCGCCAACGACAAGCTGGAGGACAACCTCAACCCCGTGGGCCGCATCTACTACTCCGCCTCCACCCTGATCTGCACCCCGGCCTCGCTTTCCCAGGAAGTGGGTCTCGGCCTCGGTGCCCAGGCCGGGGAAGCGCGCCTGCGCGGCGTCGTCACCGAAGGCGGCTTCACCCGTTTCCGCAGAGCGACGGAGACGCCGTTCAATCTCGTGCTGGAGGCCAGGCCGTAG